In Corylus avellana chromosome ca2, CavTom2PMs-1.0, the following proteins share a genomic window:
- the LOC132172746 gene encoding WEB family protein At2g17940, whose protein sequence is MEREEGGVVAVMQRAEIDTRAPFRSVKEAVMLFGERVLAGEIYANKLKEIRAGTSEATGHAQSRIGALTAELEETKQSLEKAREEGNFMAYCIKSLREELEQAKKEVRVLKAREFQKQRLDPEIEDLKFMENATQTEEAKEFQKKRYVKFASPPSLARVIVSKDELLERPPSFKKTKKKPLMPLIGWLFSRKKGGHDGDSPRA, encoded by the exons AtggagagagaagagggaggagTAGTAGCGGTCATGCAACGAGCAGAGATCGACACCCGAGCGCCTTTCAGGTCAGTTAAAGAAGCAGTTATGTTGTTCGGAGAAAGAGTTCTAGCCGGGGAAATCTATGCCAACAAGCTCAAAgag ATTCGAGCTGGAACAAGTGAAGCTACTGGGCATGCTCAATCCAGAATCGGAGCCTTAACAGCAGAGCTTGAAGAAACAAAGCAAAGCCTTGAGAAAGCTAGAGAAGAAGGTAACTTCATGGCATACTGCATAAAATCCCTTAGAGAAGAGCTTGAACAAGCAAAGAAAGAGGTACGAGTGTTGAAGGCAAGAGAGTTCCAAAAACAGCGGCTTGATCCTGAGATCGAAGACCTCAAGTTCATGGAAAATGCGACACAAACAGAAGAAGCAAAGGAGtttcaaaagaaaagatatgTGAAGTTTGCCAGCCCTCCTTCACTGGCTCGAGTTATTGTCAGCAAAGATGAGTTGCTAGAAAGACCCCCTTCTTTtaagaagacaaagaagaagccATTAATGCCACTTATTGGATGGCTTTTTTCAAGGAAGAAGGGAGGCCATGACGGTGACTCTCCAAGAGCCTGA